The Cytobacillus firmus genome segment ACTGACTTGCAAGACTGCGGGCAATAAAATTCGGATGGTAGCCTAATTGTTTCATGGCCTCTCTGACTTTTTGCTTGGTTTTCTCGCTGATGCGAGGATTGTTGGCAATAACCCTTGAAACAGTAGAAGGCGCAACTTTTGCCATCTTTGCTACATCTTTAATTGTGACTGCCAATAGAATCACCCTCTCCTTGAGGTCTCTGTTATTATTATTATAATCAAGCAGGTTTGATTTCTCTCCATTTTCAAACAGTAAACAGGATTAGGAAGAAGGGGAGGCAATTAAAATTATTCGGTTTTCTTCTTTTTTGATCGCTTCCATAAAAGATATAGAAAAATCATAAAAGCTGAATAAACTGCTGCAAGGGCTCCAATCAGCGGAATATTCAATCCTGATTTTTCTTCCAGAACGTATACTTCAGCTTCTTCCCGATCAATAATTAACTCATAATTATCGTCTTTGCTGCGGATGAGATCATCAGAAATCATGCCGCGCAGCTCTCTTCCTTCTTCCAGTTGAGAGGAATCAAGTACCGCTTTCTGTGTTTTTGATGAATTATTGATCGCAATCACTGTTGTTTCATCTTCGTAAGTCCGTTTATAAACGGCAAAACCGTCCTTTTCCTCCAGCAGTTCCATATCGCCCCTGGTTAAGGATGGAAGCAATTGCCTAACTTCTCCAAGTTTTGCGATATAATCTATCAATTCTTTGTCTGTACGGAAATCCATTTGCCTTCGGTTGTCAGGATCCTCACCGCCATCCATAGCTATTTCACTTCCATAATAAACAATCGGAATCCCAGGTGAGGTATACATGTATGTTAATGCAAGTTTCCATCTTGGACCCGGATGATGATTTTTTGTGATAGCATCACGGGTGAACCTGACTGTATCGTGATTATCCATGAAGCTTCCCATTAGATAGGGGTTTTCAAAAAAAGCTTTATTTCGGTCCCAGTTTGTAAAAAGCCAGTTTAACGGTTTATCAGGTTCTGCAAAGGCTGTTCTCAGATGATCATTTAAAGGATAATCGACAAAACCGTCAATTCCCGTTTTTTCATATTGGGCAATATATTTGGGATCATCCGACCATACTTCCCCAAGCAAATAAAAGTCTTCTTTGACTGATTTGACATGATTGGAGAAGTCGGTCCAGAAAGATTTTGGAACATGCTTAACGGTATCAAGGCGATAACCGTCAATATCCGTTTCTTCAATCCACCACTTAGCTGCATCCATTAAATAGTTTTTCACATCAGGGTTTTCCTGGTTTAAATCAGGGAGCCCATATATCCAGCCATTTTCAATTTCAGTCTGATTCGACCAGTTCGAGATATCCTTTTTTTCATGGAACCAATCTTTTTTTCCAGGGTCATTAACCCACTCGTGATTGTAGCCTACATGGTTCACTACGAAGTCCAATATCACTTTCATATCTCTTTTGTGGGCTTCCTTGACTAACTCTTTGAACTCATCCATTGTGCCAAAGTGTTCTTCCGTATTATAAAAATCTTTTATCCAGTAACCGTGATAGCCCTTCTCTTCATTATCAAAAACCGGAGTCAGCCAAATTGCTGTAAACCCCATATCCTTAATATAATCAAGGCGTTCTGTAATTCCCTTAAAATCTCCGCCATGATAAGCTTTTGGATCCTGAACATCAACTTTATAATCATTGTTGGGATCTCCATTGTTAAACCGGTCTACCATTAAAAAATAAATTGATTCATCTTGCCATTTACGCTCTTCTTTTTCAGCTGCTCCTGCCGGCAGGGCATAAAAAGAAGAAACGGGATTAAGATGAAGGTTATGATTCCTTTTTTCATCGCCGCTCCTCCTTCATTTTTCAAGCCGCTGCGAAACTGCAATCAAGTTCGCAGCCTGCAGCGGCAAGTAAAGTTTCAGCCCTTTAAGATTAGCCTTTTGTTCCCCCTGCCGTCAAACCTGATACAAAGTATTTTTGGAACATAAGGAAAAGTGCAGCAATCGGAATTGCTATTAAGACCGAGCCGGCTGCAAACTTTGTAAATTCATTTCCGAATTGCTTGGCTACCATTTCATACAATCCTACTGCCATTGTGAACTTTTCATCTGTTCTTAATAGAATTCTGGCAAGGATGAAATCGCCAAAAGGTGCAATGAATGAAAATAGCGCAACTACTGCAATAATTGGTTTTGCAAGAGGCATAACAATTTGCCAGAATACACGCAGATGGCTTGCACCATCCATTTTCGCAGATTCATCAAGCTCTTTCGGAATCGTGTCGAGATAGCCTTTCATCAGCCATGTATTCATTGGGATCTGACCGCCGACATAAACCAGGATCAATCCAAGATGTGTATCAATTAAACCAGTTCTTGTCGCTAATACAAAAATGGCGATCAGTGCTGCAAAGTTAGGTATCATTTGCAGGATCAGGAAGGTTAATAAACCATTTTTCCTTCCGATGAAGCGGTAGCGTGAAAACGAATAGGCAGTCAAGGATACTGTAATAACCGTAAGTATCATTGTCAGCGTACTTATTTTCAATGAATTCCAGTACCATTTAACATAATTGGACTTCTCTAAATCGAATAGATATTTGTAATGTGCCAAGGTTGGATTTTCAGGAAACATGGTTGAACCAGACAAACTCTGGCCCGGATTTAATGATGAGCCAACTACCCACAAAAGCGGATAAATGACAATAAAGCTCATTAAGGCAATGATTAAATATGAAAGTGTCAGCCGGATCATTTTATTTTTCTTCATGCTCATATCTACATCAAATCCTCTTCTTGGAATGATTTTGTTCTTCTAAACTGCCATAATGCTACAGTGATGACGATAAGTGACAGAATCATAGTAACTGCAGCCGCTTTGCCATATTGGGCAGAAGTCATAGTCAGCTTATAAATCCAGGATATAAGAATATCCGAACCCCCGGCATTTTGACCTGGAAGAGCCGGTCCGCCGCCATTGAACAAGAAGATAACATTAAAGTTATTGAAGTTGAACGTATACTGAGTAATGATAATTGGTGCAGTGGCAAACAGAACCAACGGCAGAGTAATCTTTGTGAATTTCTGCAGGATCGTTGCACCATCAACTGTTGCAGCTTCATAAAGCTCATCCGGAATAGACTGCAGCACACCGGTTGTCATGGCAAAAATGAACGGGAATCCAAGCCAGGACTGGATGAAAATTAAAGCTAAACGTGTCCAATTTTCCTCAGTCATCCATGGAACGGCACCGAT includes the following:
- a CDS encoding alpha-amylase family glycosyl hydrolase → MPAGAAEKEERKWQDESIYFLMVDRFNNGDPNNDYKVDVQDPKAYHGGDFKGITERLDYIKDMGFTAIWLTPVFDNEEKGYHGYWIKDFYNTEEHFGTMDEFKELVKEAHKRDMKVILDFVVNHVGYNHEWVNDPGKKDWFHEKKDISNWSNQTEIENGWIYGLPDLNQENPDVKNYLMDAAKWWIEETDIDGYRLDTVKHVPKSFWTDFSNHVKSVKEDFYLLGEVWSDDPKYIAQYEKTGIDGFVDYPLNDHLRTAFAEPDKPLNWLFTNWDRNKAFFENPYLMGSFMDNHDTVRFTRDAITKNHHPGPRWKLALTYMYTSPGIPIVYYGSEIAMDGGEDPDNRRQMDFRTDKELIDYIAKLGEVRQLLPSLTRGDMELLEEKDGFAVYKRTYEDETTVIAINNSSKTQKAVLDSSQLEEGRELRGMISDDLIRSKDDNYELIIDREEAEVYVLEEKSGLNIPLIGALAAVYSAFMIFLYLLWKRSKKKKTE
- a CDS encoding sugar ABC transporter permease is translated as MSMKKNKMIRLTLSYLIIALMSFIVIYPLLWVVGSSLNPGQSLSGSTMFPENPTLAHYKYLFDLEKSNYVKWYWNSLKISTLTMILTVITVSLTAYSFSRYRFIGRKNGLLTFLILQMIPNFAALIAIFVLATRTGLIDTHLGLILVYVGGQIPMNTWLMKGYLDTIPKELDESAKMDGASHLRVFWQIVMPLAKPIIAVVALFSFIAPFGDFILARILLRTDEKFTMAVGLYEMVAKQFGNEFTKFAAGSVLIAIPIAALFLMFQKYFVSGLTAGGTKG